A window of Clostridium sp. 'White wine YQ' contains these coding sequences:
- a CDS encoding motility protein A, producing MKKSDNLTFIGLILGAIVLILGMAIGGNSLLIFLNIPALFITVGGSIAALFVNYSLVEIKDIGKLFGQSLKEMKFTGVDIIIQFSHFSKKARKEGLLSLENDIAILEDDFMKKGLQMVVDGFEADAIKEILELEIDELENRQEKGAAIFKAWGSYAPAFGMIGTLIGLIQMLAGLNELSSIASGMAKALVSTFYGAIIAYLFCNPISQNLLVKSSKEASFRGMILEGILSIQEGVNPRIIEEKLSTYLSPKDRLEYLRWSSSIEGESLNG from the coding sequence ATGAAAAAATCAGATAACCTAACTTTCATTGGGCTTATCCTAGGTGCAATTGTACTTATCTTAGGGATGGCCATAGGAGGAAATAGTTTACTGATATTTTTGAATATACCAGCTTTATTTATAACTGTAGGTGGGTCAATTGCAGCATTATTCGTAAATTACTCGTTAGTAGAAATAAAAGACATAGGAAAATTATTTGGCCAATCACTAAAAGAAATGAAATTTACAGGAGTAGATATTATTATACAGTTTTCTCATTTCTCTAAAAAAGCTAGAAAAGAAGGATTATTATCGTTAGAAAACGACATAGCTATTCTAGAGGATGACTTTATGAAGAAAGGTCTTCAAATGGTAGTAGATGGGTTTGAAGCTGATGCCATCAAAGAAATATTAGAACTTGAAATTGATGAATTGGAGAACAGACAAGAAAAGGGAGCTGCAATTTTTAAAGCTTGGGGAAGTTACGCACCAGCTTTCGGAATGATAGGTACTCTTATTGGGTTAATTCAGATGTTAGCAGGACTAAATGAATTAAGCTCAATTGCTTCTGGGATGGCAAAAGCATTAGTTTCAACATTTTATGGCGCAATAATTGCATACTTATTCTGTAATCCAATTTCACAAAATCTTTTAGTTAAAAGTTCAAAAGAAGCTTCCTTTAGAGGAATGATTCTTGAAGGGATTCTTTCAATCCAAGAAGGAGTTAATCCTAGAATAATTGAAGAAAAATTAAGTACTTATTTATCACCAAAAGACAGATTAGAATATTTAAGATGGAGTTCTTCTATAGAAGGAGAGAGTCTAAATGGTTAG
- a CDS encoding flagellar basal body-associated FliL family protein, translating to MAEKEKKAKKEKKEGKGKFLILVILIIAVAGAGTFGGVYFYMKSHGSAAEKTIETTSFELSKEGQLINLKDKRYVKVKVTLVYDVSNTKLAEEITTKTPIIKDRIINIFNSKTADEALSNKVAIQKELLKPINAELTKGQIIEVVFDDFVVQ from the coding sequence ATGGCAGAGAAAGAGAAGAAAGCGAAAAAAGAGAAAAAAGAGGGAAAAGGCAAATTTTTAATATTAGTTATTTTAATTATTGCAGTGGCAGGAGCTGGAACATTTGGGGGAGTTTATTTTTACATGAAATCCCATGGATCCGCAGCTGAAAAAACTATTGAGACAACTTCCTTTGAACTAAGTAAAGAAGGTCAATTAATTAATCTTAAAGACAAAAGATATGTTAAAGTTAAAGTAACTCTAGTATATGACGTTAGCAATACAAAATTAGCAGAAGAAATTACAACTAAGACACCAATAATTAAAGACAGAATAATTAACATCTTTAATTCCAAAACTGCAGATGAAGCATTATCTAATAAAGTAGCAATTCAAAAGGAATTATTAAAACCAATAAATGCAGAGTTAACTAAGGGACAAATTATTGAAGTTGTCTTTGATGATTTTGTAGTTCAATAA
- a CDS encoding flagellar biosynthetic protein FliO, whose amino-acid sequence MTDTIELVFRLAIVLPLILFLLIITLRYINKKSNTLTNGRYLNVIERIQISKECYITIVKMGEVGIVMAVSPGNTTVVKELSKEELESIMRDKKQSQQELIDTYQKYVVACSDTLKDKLKKFRDRGRGNE is encoded by the coding sequence ATGACTGATACAATTGAATTAGTATTTAGATTAGCTATTGTATTACCATTAATATTATTTTTACTAATAATAACATTGAGATATATAAATAAAAAATCAAACACATTAACTAATGGTAGATATCTAAATGTAATTGAAAGAATTCAAATTAGTAAGGAATGTTATATAACTATTGTAAAGATGGGAGAAGTAGGGATAGTTATGGCTGTTTCCCCAGGAAATACTACAGTAGTAAAAGAGTTATCAAAAGAAGAATTAGAAAGTATCATGAGAGATAAAAAACAATCTCAGCAAGAACTTATAGACACATATCAAAAGTACGTAGTAGCTTGTTCAGATACATTAAAGGATAAATTAAAGAAATTTAGAGATAGAGGAAGAGGCAATGAATAA
- the flhA gene encoding flagellar biosynthesis protein FlhA: MEAFGKNKLKDNIGVIFAFLVIGIVLMIIIPLPTWLLDILIAINITISIVIILTTMFTTNVLQLSVFPTLLLITTLYRLALNITSTRLVLSQGDAGTIISAFGSFVVGGNYTVGIIIFIIIMVVQFIVITNGAGRVSEVSARFTLDAMPGKQMSIDADLNAGLIDEAGAKRRREDLQLEADFYGAMDGASKFIKGDAIAGIIITLVNIIGGIIIGVLQRNLPLAQAAQDYVRLTVGDGLVSQIPALLISTASGILVTRSGSSDNLGETLGKQLTAFPIVLAMAGIITSIIGLLPGFNPIPFFIAGGALGTAAYFLYKEEKQKEEMEFLQAEDDQMEIESKEPENVMNLISVEPMEVEIGYGLIPLADESIGGDLLQRIASVRRQCAIEMGIIVQPIRIRDNLQLKTNEYVIKIRGTVVNSAELMSSMLLCMDPTGESTDIPGIRTIEPTFGLPAVWINKDQKEEAEIRGFTVVDPTTVMVTHLTETIKAHAFELLGRQEVKMIVDNTKEKYSAVVEELIPDLLTIGELQKVLQNLLKEKVPIKDMVTILESLADNSRNTKDLELLTEYVRFALSRTICNGLIDEDRAITVVTLQPGIEDLVANNTQKSIQGSFPAIDPDTTTRIFNGIRDVVERINFYNNQPIILVSPKIRPAFRRLIEMVFPHIMVISLNEIPNDVEIRTEGVVTI; the protein is encoded by the coding sequence ATGGAAGCCTTTGGTAAAAATAAGTTAAAAGATAATATAGGAGTGATATTTGCCTTTTTAGTTATTGGAATAGTGCTTATGATTATTATTCCATTGCCTACATGGTTATTAGATATTTTAATTGCAATAAATATTACTATTTCTATAGTAATTATATTAACAACAATGTTTACAACAAATGTATTGCAATTATCTGTATTTCCAACGTTATTATTAATCACTACATTATATAGATTAGCACTTAACATAACATCTACAAGACTTGTATTATCACAAGGTGATGCTGGAACAATAATATCAGCGTTCGGTAGCTTCGTTGTTGGAGGAAATTATACAGTAGGTATAATAATATTTATTATAATTATGGTTGTTCAATTTATTGTAATTACTAACGGTGCTGGAAGAGTATCTGAAGTATCTGCAAGATTTACATTAGATGCAATGCCAGGAAAACAAATGAGTATTGATGCCGATTTAAATGCAGGACTTATTGATGAAGCCGGTGCAAAGAGAAGAAGAGAAGATCTTCAATTAGAAGCAGATTTTTATGGAGCAATGGATGGTGCTTCTAAGTTTATTAAAGGTGATGCGATAGCAGGTATAATTATTACATTAGTTAACATAATCGGTGGAATAATAATTGGAGTACTTCAAAGAAATTTACCTCTAGCACAAGCAGCACAAGATTATGTTAGGTTAACAGTTGGAGATGGACTTGTATCTCAGATTCCAGCATTATTAATATCTACAGCATCTGGTATATTAGTTACACGTTCAGGATCATCTGATAATCTAGGAGAAACTTTAGGAAAACAATTAACAGCTTTCCCAATAGTTTTAGCTATGGCTGGAATAATTACATCAATAATAGGTTTGCTTCCAGGATTTAATCCTATACCTTTCTTTATAGCAGGAGGAGCACTAGGAACTGCAGCTTATTTCTTATACAAAGAAGAAAAGCAAAAAGAAGAGATGGAATTTCTTCAAGCTGAAGATGATCAAATGGAAATTGAGAGCAAAGAACCAGAAAATGTTATGAATTTAATTTCTGTTGAACCTATGGAAGTTGAAATAGGATATGGATTAATTCCCTTAGCTGATGAAAGTATTGGCGGAGATTTACTTCAAAGAATAGCATCTGTTAGAAGACAATGTGCTATTGAAATGGGGATAATAGTTCAGCCAATAAGAATAAGAGATAATCTTCAGCTAAAAACTAATGAATATGTAATTAAAATTAGGGGTACGGTGGTGAATTCGGCAGAATTAATGTCTAGTATGCTTTTATGTATGGATCCAACTGGAGAAAGTACAGATATACCAGGTATTAGAACCATAGAACCTACTTTCGGGTTGCCAGCTGTATGGATAAATAAAGATCAAAAAGAAGAAGCTGAAATAAGAGGATTTACAGTTGTAGATCCTACTACAGTAATGGTTACACATTTAACTGAAACAATTAAGGCACATGCATTTGAATTATTAGGAAGACAAGAAGTTAAGATGATTGTAGATAATACAAAAGAAAAATACTCAGCTGTTGTAGAAGAACTTATACCAGATTTACTTACTATTGGAGAACTTCAAAAAGTATTACAAAATCTTCTTAAAGAGAAAGTGCCAATAAAAGATATGGTTACAATTTTAGAGTCTTTAGCTGATAATTCAAGAAATACTAAAGATTTAGAACTTTTAACTGAATATGTTAGATTTGCATTATCAAGAACAATATGTAACGGATTAATAGATGAAGACCGAGCAATAACGGTTGTTACTCTGCAACCAGGAATTGAAGATTTAGTAGCAAATAATACTCAAAAATCAATACAAGGTTCATTCCCTGCAATAGATCCAGATACAACTACTAGAATATTCAACGGAATAAGAGATGTGGTTGAAAGAATTAATTTCTATAATAATCAACCTATAATTTTGGTATCGCCTAAAATAAGACCTGCATTTAGAAGGCTTATAGAGATGGTATTTCCTCATATAATGGTTATTTCATTAAATGAGATACCAAATGATGTAGAAATTAGAACCGAAGGAGTTGTAACTATATAA
- the fliP gene encoding flagellar type III secretion system pore protein FliP (The bacterial flagellar biogenesis protein FliP forms a type III secretion system (T3SS)-type pore required for flagellar assembly.), with translation MNKKRVFKYLLVFFAIFLTFNNKVLAAEPQFNVSVNPGTTPTDFVTDIKLLIFLTILTLLPSFIVMVTSFTRIAVVLSFLKNALGVQQAIPSQVMVGLTLFLTLFIMQPVYTDLNANALQPYMQNKITQQQAIDAGSKPLREFMLKQTRQKDLKLFIETSKLDQTKIDKDNVPLYVVVPAFVISELKTAFQIGFLIFLPFLIIDMVVASVLMSMGMFMLPPVMVSLPFKLLLFAMVDGWYLVVKSLIMSFS, from the coding sequence ATGAATAAGAAAAGAGTATTTAAATATTTACTAGTTTTTTTTGCAATATTTTTAACATTTAATAATAAGGTTTTAGCAGCTGAACCTCAGTTTAATGTATCTGTTAATCCTGGCACTACGCCAACAGATTTTGTAACAGATATAAAACTACTTATTTTCTTAACAATTTTGACGTTATTACCATCATTTATAGTTATGGTGACATCATTTACAAGAATTGCAGTAGTGCTCTCATTTCTGAAAAATGCATTAGGCGTTCAGCAGGCTATTCCATCACAAGTTATGGTTGGACTTACCTTATTTTTAACATTATTCATAATGCAACCTGTGTATACAGATTTAAATGCAAATGCACTTCAACCTTATATGCAAAATAAGATTACTCAACAGCAAGCAATTGACGCAGGTTCAAAACCTTTAAGAGAATTTATGTTAAAGCAAACTAGACAAAAGGATTTGAAGTTATTTATTGAAACTTCAAAACTTGATCAAACTAAGATTGATAAGGATAATGTTCCACTTTATGTAGTGGTACCTGCATTCGTTATTAGTGAGCTGAAGACTGCGTTCCAGATAGGATTTTTGATTTTCTTACCGTTCTTAATAATTGATATGGTTGTAGCATCAGTACTTATGTCCATGGGTATGTTTATGTTACCGCCAGTAATGGTTTCGTTACCATTTAAGTTACTACTATTTGCAATGGTTGATGGCTGGTATTTAGTTGTTAAATCTCTAATTATGAGTTTCTCGTGA
- the fliQ gene encoding flagellar biosynthesis protein FliQ → MSETMVLGIVKDTLVTALKVSAPFLVVALVVGLIISIIQATTQIQEQTLTFVPKLVAIAAVGLILGSWVLHQLLSFTERIFQIIATVAK, encoded by the coding sequence ATGAGTGAAACAATGGTTTTAGGAATTGTAAAGGATACATTGGTTACTGCCCTTAAGGTATCTGCTCCATTTTTGGTAGTAGCACTTGTAGTTGGATTAATAATAAGTATTATTCAGGCTACCACACAGATACAGGAACAAACATTGACTTTTGTTCCTAAGTTAGTTGCTATTGCAGCTGTAGGATTAATTTTAGGTAGTTGGGTTTTACATCAACTGCTTAGTTTTACGGAGAGAATATTTCAAATAATTGCAACAGTTGCAAAATAG
- a CDS encoding fused FliR family export protein/FlhB family type III secretion system protein: protein MINTVYFLAIFLIFLRIGSFLIISRIFFPSGTPNAVKVFFAFILSYMIVTGINYDQLKTINDNFALIFNCVNEVMTGIMLGIIVNLCFEFIKFAGAWMDIHIGLSMINLFDVTSQSSSTLLSNIFHWVALMVFFLIDGHHMLIRALIESFNVVPLGQTIVYQDTLNQVFLAFSKYFVIGLKIAIPIVLIIIIADLCMGLISRTVPQLNVMILGMPLKILVGFLAIMVALPTLVKFIIGAFNMLPDIFKGIYGAVPMVLIFADEKTEEATPKKKSESRRKGQIARSKDVNLSLTLLACTLLISLLSGYMANNFRSDMIYFLSENFNKQLTELTARNYILTALYRIAINALPIILPITVAGVVASLMQTGFLITGEPLKPSLGKLNPLKGFKNMFSKRSFLELGKNLILIILVGYLSYSFVVSNFNSILNVGSVYLPSIGIEIKSLVFGIFTKVTLLMIVLSLMDYILQVRIFNKEMRMSKQEVKEEYKQMEGDPQIKGKIKQKQREIASRRMMQAVPDATVVITNPTHIAVALKYEEGGMEAPKVVAIGADHVAIKIKEIAKENKIPIIENKPLARAMFDTLDVESEVPADMYQAVAEILALVYKMKKS, encoded by the coding sequence TTGATTAACACAGTATATTTTTTAGCAATTTTCTTGATTTTTCTAAGAATAGGTTCTTTTCTTATTATAAGTAGAATATTTTTTCCCTCAGGAACACCGAATGCAGTTAAAGTATTTTTTGCATTTATTTTATCATATATGATAGTAACTGGAATAAATTATGATCAGCTTAAGACGATTAATGATAATTTTGCGCTGATTTTTAATTGCGTAAATGAAGTAATGACTGGGATAATGCTTGGAATTATTGTGAATTTATGTTTTGAATTCATAAAGTTTGCAGGAGCATGGATGGATATACATATCGGGCTTAGTATGATTAACTTGTTTGATGTAACATCTCAAAGTAGTTCAACTTTGCTTAGTAATATATTTCATTGGGTTGCACTAATGGTTTTCTTTTTAATTGATGGACATCATATGTTAATAAGGGCATTAATTGAAAGCTTTAACGTTGTACCTCTAGGGCAAACAATAGTTTATCAAGATACTTTAAATCAAGTGTTTTTAGCTTTTAGTAAGTATTTTGTAATAGGTTTAAAAATAGCAATACCAATTGTATTGATAATTATAATAGCAGACCTTTGTATGGGTTTAATATCAAGAACAGTTCCACAGTTAAATGTTATGATACTGGGAATGCCTTTAAAGATATTAGTAGGATTTTTAGCAATAATGGTTGCATTACCAACATTAGTTAAATTTATTATTGGTGCATTTAATATGTTGCCTGATATTTTTAAAGGAATTTATGGTGCTGTCCCCATGGTTTTAATCTTTGCAGATGAAAAAACTGAGGAAGCAACCCCTAAAAAGAAAAGTGAATCTAGAAGGAAAGGTCAAATTGCTCGAAGTAAAGATGTTAATCTATCATTAACACTACTTGCATGTACTTTACTCATATCACTATTAAGTGGGTATATGGCTAATAATTTTAGAAGTGATATGATTTATTTTTTAAGTGAAAATTTTAATAAGCAGCTTACAGAACTTACAGCAAGAAATTATATTTTAACAGCTCTTTATAGAATTGCAATAAATGCTTTACCAATTATTTTACCTATTACTGTAGCAGGGGTGGTTGCATCATTAATGCAAACTGGCTTTTTAATTACTGGTGAGCCTCTAAAACCATCACTAGGTAAGTTAAATCCTCTAAAAGGATTTAAAAATATGTTTTCTAAAAGAAGTTTTTTAGAATTAGGTAAAAATCTTATCCTAATTATTTTAGTAGGATACTTAAGTTATAGCTTTGTTGTGAGTAACTTTAATAGTATATTAAATGTGGGAAGTGTATATTTACCCTCAATTGGAATAGAAATAAAATCATTAGTATTTGGAATATTCACTAAAGTAACCTTATTGATGATTGTATTGTCCTTAATGGATTATATTCTACAAGTTAGAATATTTAATAAGGAAATGAGGATGTCAAAACAAGAAGTAAAAGAAGAATATAAGCAAATGGAAGGAGATCCTCAAATTAAGGGTAAAATAAAGCAAAAGCAAAGAGAAATAGCTTCAAGAAGAATGATGCAAGCTGTTCCCGATGCAACCGTAGTAATCACAAACCCTACACATATTGCAGTTGCTTTAAAATATGAAGAGGGTGGAATGGAAGCTCCTAAGGTAGTGGCAATTGGTGCGGATCATGTAGCTATAAAAATAAAAGAAATAGCTAAAGAAAATAAAATTCCAATTATAGAGAATAAGCCACTTGCTAGAGCAATGTTCGATACATTAGATGTTGAATCAGAAGTTCCAGCTGATATGTATCAAGCTGTTGCTGAAATTTTGGCGTTAGTATACAAAATGAAAAAGTCGTAG
- a CDS encoding flagellar FlbD family protein: MIKLTGMNGKDFLLNADHIEKVEEVPETLITLTNGRKYIVLQSTEELVDEVIKYKNKIFNIKI; encoded by the coding sequence ATGATAAAGTTAACTGGTATGAATGGAAAAGATTTTCTTCTTAATGCTGATCATATTGAAAAAGTAGAAGAAGTTCCTGAAACTTTAATAACATTAACCAATGGAAGAAAGTACATAGTGTTGCAATCTACAGAAGAATTAGTTGATGAAGTAATAAAATATAAGAATAAGATATTCAACATAAAGATCTAG
- a CDS encoding OmpA/MotB family protein, with translation MVRKRKNRSGQLSGDEWLGTFSHTIMIILIFFILLFSFSSVSENKLKGVSEAFKDIVNGGGTTILSTNQGTPESDKGSTSKVTTEEDTSSVNTNKQMLNKVNDLIKQNNLGSVTEVKSDKRGIIIELKDTIFFESEKADLIPDSKNVLDKLSTLLSSINNEIIIEGHTDNVPINNYKFSSNWELSSIRAVNIVRYFTEVKKLEPSRFQASGYGEFRPLVDNSTPENRAKNRRVNILIVATNKGE, from the coding sequence ATGGTTAGAAAAAGAAAAAATAGAAGTGGACAGTTGAGTGGTGATGAATGGTTAGGAACCTTTTCACACACAATAATGATAATACTAATATTTTTTATACTTTTATTTTCATTTTCATCAGTAAGTGAAAATAAATTAAAAGGAGTTTCAGAAGCATTTAAAGATATTGTGAATGGCGGAGGAACTACTATTTTATCAACTAATCAAGGCACTCCAGAAAGTGACAAAGGGAGCACATCTAAAGTTACTACAGAAGAAGATACATCATCTGTAAATACAAATAAACAAATGCTTAACAAGGTAAATGATTTAATTAAACAGAACAACCTTGGGAGTGTAACAGAGGTAAAAAGTGATAAGAGAGGAATTATTATAGAGCTTAAGGATACAATATTTTTTGAATCTGAGAAGGCCGATTTAATTCCGGATAGTAAGAATGTTTTAGACAAATTGAGTACACTTTTATCATCAATCAATAATGAGATTATTATTGAAGGACATACAGATAATGTACCAATTAATAATTATAAGTTTTCATCAAATTGGGAATTGTCTTCTATAAGAGCTGTTAATATTGTTAGATATTTTACTGAAGTGAAAAAACTTGAACCATCAAGGTTTCAAGCATCAGGATATGGCGAATTTAGACCTTTAGTAGATAACTCAACACCAGAAAACAGAGCTAAAAATAGAAGGGTAAATATTTTGATAGTTGCAACTAATAAAGGAGAGTAA